AATGGAGCCGGTTCCGGCAGTCAGAATGCGATCGGCACAGGCGTGATTGGGGGCACCCCCAGTGCGACCTTTTTAGGGGTGATCTTTGTGCCCATTTTCTTCGTCATTATTCTGAGCTGGTTCCGCGTGAAGCCCAAGCAAGCGAATGACAATGTGACGGCCTAATCCACTGAGTGATTCCCATTAGAAAAACGAAATTCAGAAATCATCTTCCATGTTCAAAGCTATTTATCCAGCAGTCCTCGGGCTCAGTTTACTCGCCGGTTGCTCCATGGCGCCCGAGTATCAACGCCCTGAATCTCCAGCCGCCAGCAGCTATCCATACGCTTCCAATGACAACAACGCAGCACTCGATGCAGTCCCGCAATGGCGGGCTTATTACGCCAACAGCGAATTGCAGCACTTGATCGAACTGGCCTTGGAAAACAATCGCGACCTGCGCATCTCGGAGCTCACGACCGAACGTATCCGTGCCTATTATCGGATACAAAGTGCCGCGCTCTTGCCCAGTCTCAACGCTTCGGCATCGGACACCCGACAACGCACACCCGCTGACTTAAGCTATAGCGGTGAATCCGGGATCAGTGATAGCTATGCTGTCGGGCTGCAAATGCCTGCCTACGAATTAGACTTCTTTGGCCGCATTCTCAGTTTGAAAGATCAAGCCTTACAGCAATATCTCGCAACCGAGGAAGCGCAGCATAGCGCAGAAATCGCGTTGGTGGCCGCGGTCGCCAATCAGTATCACCAGCTTGTCGCCTTGAAAGAGCAAGCCAAACTGGCCAGCGAGGCCAAGGTGACCGCCAAGCGCGCCTACGCTATCAATCAAGATAGCTTCGACGCTGGAGTCGGCAGCGAGTTGGATCTGAGAACCGCGGAGGCGCAGTATCAAAGCTATCGTGCCAGTGAATTAGCCTACATCGATCAAGTGCGTCAGGCACAAAACGCACTAGCGTTGCTGATCGGCACGGATTTACCTGAGCTCGCGGCGGATAGTTCGCTACTCAATGGCGAGCATGCACCGATCGATCTGCCCGTTGGTCTGCCCTCGGAACTGCTCACCCAACGTCCGGACATCCGCGCGGCGGAACATACTCTGGAGGGCGCCCATGCAAACATCGGCGCGGCACGTGCGGCGTTCTTCCCATCCGTCCAACTGACCGCTTTTGGTGGCACCGCCAGCGCAGAACTCTCGGACCTTTTCAAGTCGGGCTCTGCACAATGGAGTTTTAGTCCACAAATCAGCTTGCCGATTTTTTCTGCTGGTCGTAATCAAGCCAACCTAGACGTGGCATGGATCCAACAACGCATCGAAATCGCTAACTACGAAAAGGCCATACAGACGGCGTTTCGCGAAGTCGCGGACGCATTAGCGGTGCGTCGCACGATCGACCAACGGATCGAAGCGCAAGCCGAACGCGTCAAGGCTGCACAACGTCGCAGCAGCCTATCGCAGCAACGTTTCGACGCCGGAGTCGATAGCTACTTGCCGGTGCTCCTGGCTCAACAAGAACTCTTTAGCGCGCAAAAGGACCTCGTTCAGGCACAGTTAACCAAGCTGAATAATCAGTCCGCTCTCTTCGCTGCGCTGGGCGGCGGCTGGCAATCGAATGACTAAACCACCGATATCCAGTCCCGAGCAAACGGGCCCTAAGCTGACGCGTCGACCGGTCCCCACGACCTTATTCCGCATGGCTCTCCCCATGCTGGGGGGCACTTTTGCGCTCAACGCCTTCAACCTCACGGACACCTGGTTCGTTGCTCAGCTCGGCACTCTGCCACTCGCCGCCATGGGCTTCAGCTTTCCAGTGGTCATGTTTTTAGTCAGCATCACCTTCGGGCTGAGCATGGGAGCCACCGCAGTCGTCTCACACGCACTGGGCAGCAGCGACCATGCTCTGGCCAAACAAATCACCACCCACACTCTATTTCTCAGTGTTTGCATTGTCGCCCTAGTCTCGGCACTCGGACTCTTGACCATCGATCCCCTGTTCCGCTTCATCGGCGCCAACGATAACGTTCTCCCCATGATCCATGAATACATGACGATCTGGTATCTGGGCGTCGTCTTCATGGTCGTCCCCATGATCGCCAACAACATCATCCGCGCCACAGGTGACACTGTCTTGCCCAGCATGATTATGGTATTGAGCTCGGTGCTGAATATGATTCTGGACCCGATCATGATTTTCGGCTGGATGGGATTCCCCAGCATGGGCATTCGCGGAGCCGCCCTGGCGACTTTAATTGCACGCGCAGTGGCTGGTGTCGTTGTGCTCTGGTTCTTGCACCACCGCTATCAACTTCTGGCAATCCAAATCCCGGACTGGCGCTCCATGTGGCATTCATGGAAGGAAGTGCTCAAAATCGGCCTCCCCAGCAGCTTAAGTAATGTATTGGTCCCCATCTCCGGCGGGGTGATCACCTATATCGTCGCTCAATATGGCGAAGAGGCCGTGGCGGCCTGTGGGGCGGCCAGTCGCATTGAAATGTTCGCCTTCATGATTCCGATGGCGCTCGGGGTGACCTTAGTGCCCTTCGTCGGACAAAATGTCGGTGCCAAGCGGCTCGATCGCGTCAAGGAGGCCCAACACCTCAGCTACGGATTTGCGATTGGCTTTGGCGTTCTCATCGCGATCTGCTTCGGCCTCTTCGCCCACCACCTGGCCGCATTATTCAGTGACGATGCTGAAGTGGTCTCCATACTCGCCCACTATCTCACGATCGTCCCCATCGGCTACGGAATGATGGAGCTCCACCGATACAGTGGATTTTTTCTCAATGGCATCAAAAAGCCGCTTCATTCTACTGGGGTCAACGTCACTCGCATCGTGGTGCTGCTCCTCCCGTTCACGATCATCGGCAGTCATTTCTTCGGGCTGGAAGGTCTCTTCTGGGGACGCATTGCCTGCGACCTCATCTCCGGCGTGGTCGGCATGATTTGGTCTCATCGCGTGTTGAGTCATCTAATGAAACAACCAAATGCGTAGTCAATGCCTCAAAAACGTATTAAAACAAGCAATGAACTTTAGAAATAGTCAGCCACACACGATAACGACTAACAATTCAGAATAAAGGCCCGATCACTGCTTTCCTGAGGTTGACTCTCACCGCTTAGGCTGGCTTTACCACCCGAGTGTGCATCTCCCAATGCTTCCAATGACGCGTGCGCATCCAAAAGAAATGGACCGCTGGTCGGTATTTCAAGATCGGCCAATGGAATGACTGCCTTCAGCGTGTAACTCAAATTGGTTTGCGAATACTGATAGTCCGTTTGCTCAATCAGTTTCCTCCCACCAAACACCTCTAGCTTACAATCCGCACCTACATTAGGCAGCACTTGCAAGCCCATGATGGGCCCACCGTCCAGCTGCGAAAAGAATAACTGAACGAAAGAACCTTGCAGCGGACGATCCAAACAAGACTTCGGATTGGAATCTTGCACTTCTATCTCCAGCTCGAGCTGCGCTCCCTTGCGCCGCATTTTACCGGTGGCGCATGGGAAGCCGGACAGTGACATCTCAAAATGACTATAACCATCTTCCTGCACCTCGATGCGATCACGCGGAATCAAAGTCGCCCCAATCAACAGGAGCCCCTCCGCATCGGTCGTCAAATCGATATCAGTCGGCTCTGTGATGGCAGTTTTAAGAGTGCCATTTACAACTAGACTCTGTGTCGATTCCGCGGGCACTTCGATCCGCACTTCAGTCTTCTCCAACACGACCGCAGCACTGGCTGGCACGATCTGTAGAGTCACTTGCGTTGCCTCAGGATTCGGATTTTCGACATTAATCTCTAATTGAAGCGCACTACCAGCGACATCCAGTTGCGCTCCGCTGGCTTTGGCGCTGACAATCACGCGATCTCCCACACCGGCGAACGCGCGGCCGGTCCCAGGAATGACGGACTCAAAATCACCGAGATATCCATCTTTTTGATGCTGCTCAATGAGCTCATCACACATCGCCCAAATCTTATCCAGTGGCAGTGTCGCGGCCGTGTGAGGGTCGGCCATGGCGGCATGGTAGATACTTTCACGCTGACCACTCAAGGCCGCGGTCACGGTGAGGCGCTGCACGTTGACATTAGTCATGCAAATGGCGGCCAGCTGTGGCGGCAACTCTCCGATCTTAACCGGACTCAGGCCAGTGCCATCCACTAAGCAGGGCACTTCGACACAACAGCCGTCTTGCAAATTATCAATAATGCCCCGATTCGGAACATTCCCATAGACCGTGCGCGGCGTGTTGGTCTCCTTAGAATGTATGATGAACGAGCCGTATTCATGCGACTGTTCTTTAACCTCAATGTCTCCATCCTCACCGATTAATTTGGCCTCGGTATCCTTCCACGAAGACATGATCGCTTCGCAACGGCGGATGTACTCATCCAGCGGAATCTTGTAGCGATCAACGACCTCTTCACCGAAATGGATGAAGTGCGGCACATATTCCGCCTGGTGCTCACTGGACTCCGTGACAAAGTATCCGAGGCGACGCATCATTTCATAACGCACAAGTTCATAGTTTCGCGACGGATCCTTCAGTGCTTTAAACAGCAATGGGTATGCATCCTGCCCCTTATATTGAAACTTAAGGAAGAAGGCCATGTGATTCACGCCCGCGACGAGATAGGAGACATCATCGTAACGAAGTTTGGCATGCGATGCCAACATACGCGCGGTGCCAAAGACCGAATGACACAAGCCCACATGAGGAATACCAACCGCTTCATCAATCGCCCAGCAATTCATCGCCATAGGATTGGTGTAGTTGAGCAACAGGCAGTCCGGGTGCGCGAGCTGTTCAATCTCTTGCGCAATCCCGACGAGCACGGGAATCGTTCGCAAACCGCGAAAGATGCCGCCAATCCCTAGTGTATCCGCGATCGTCTGACGCAGGCCGTATTTTTTGGGAATCTCAAAGTCCACCACCGTCGATGGTTTATAGCCGCCCACCTGCACAGTGCAAATCACGTATTTCGCCCCCTTAATCGCTTCACGTCGATCCAAGGTCGATACAATCTTGGCTTTCACCCCAAGTTTGCGCGCCACCCGCTTCATCATCACGTCCGCTACGCGCAGACGATCGGCATCGATGTCCATCAAGCAAATCGTGGCATCCGACAGTTCTGGAAATTGCAGGATATCGCCAATCAAAGTTTTGGCAAAGACAACAGATCCTGCGCCAATTAGTGTAATTTTACAACTCATAATAAGGTTTTAAAGTAGTTTAGATCTGCAAGCAGATCGGGGAGTATTGAACTAAATACAGAACAAGCGCCGCCGAACATCAAGGTTTGCTTTGTGATATCTATTATGCAATTTGTGATCTACGCTATGCAACTGCCCCTACTCTCTATTCTCTACTCCAGTTCCGATACGGTGCAGGATCGTGATTATTTCTTCGACAACTATACGCGCCCTCGCACCCCCATCGCCTGTGTCATTCAACGCACGCGCCGAGGCGCAGCTTATTTGGACGACCCGCAGACGCGACATATCGCACAGCCAGGCGAAGCCATTCTCTTTCAACACGGAGAAGACACCCGCTACGGCATACCGGAAGACAGTGAGCTCCCCTACGAAAACCAGTGGGTCTGCATCAGTGGAGAGGCTGCCCCCGAACTCTTGCGTGGGCTGATCAGCCACACCGGACGCAAACTGTCGATGCCCGACGGCAGTCGGGCCAGCCGTTTATTGCAAACAATCATCGAGCATTACCAGCAACGCTCTTTTGAAGACCGTTTTCACGAATCCACTTTGGCCTACACCTTACTCATGGCCTGCTTTCGCCTCAGCGATACCGAGAGCACACCGCTTGATATCGCCCGTCAATCACAGGAGTATATTCTAAGCAACTATCACCGCCCCTTCTCTCAGCAGGACATGGCTGCCCACATTGGTATCAGCCGGGAACACATCAGTCGCCGCTTCAAAGAAGCCTATGGTGTCAGCCCCGGCCAATATTGCTGCCAATTCCGCATGACCCGCGCCAAAGACTTACTCAGTATCTCCTACGCGCCGATCAGTGAGATCGCACGCCAATGCGGCTTTGCCGACGCCAATAGTTTTACGCGCGCCTTCAAACAATGCTACGGAATCAGTCCGCGGGAAATGAAAGATCGCTCCAGCCATACGCAGAACATTCAATGAAGCGTCCCCTCAAGTTTGATACATTCAACTGAAACTTATAGATCGGGAAACATTTCCGAAATATTGACCGGTAAACCAGTTGCAATGGATTGGTTTGCAGCAATGCCCGTAAGAATAGAAAGTGCCCCGTCTTCATGCCCGGCAGCACGCGCAAGTGCATCGGGTTCCGGATCGCCAAAAATATCACGTAGTAGCACCGCGTCACCGCCGCCGTGTCCGCCCGCATTACTTTCCTCTAATTCAATCCGCTGAGGCTCCCCCCAGTGTGGACGATAGAGCAGAGTCGTGGGCTCCACGACTTTGTGCGTCGAGCCTCCCTTGACGTTGCGGCTCAGATTATGATCACCCTCACTAGCGCTGACATAAGACTTCTCCGTCACATCAATTTCAAGGCGTCCCTTGGTCCCGTTAAACGCAACGCGATAGCCTTCCCATGGTGCAAAGGCGACGAGATGATAAGTCATAACGGCCTTATTCTGATAGCGAACCATCACGCCAATATCGTCCTCGATCGAGATACCATCTCCAAAGATATTTAAATCCCGCTGATAGCCATCGGCCGCCTCGCAATCGTAATATAAACGCTTGAGATCTGGCTCTTGAGTTAAATCCAGGGAAAAAGGATCCGCAGCAGCTAATTCACTACCGGTGCTGCGTGCATAGAATCTAGGCTCGCCACGGCTTTCCGCATTCTCGCGCCCATAAAAGCGAAGATCCCCCATTGCCATCACAGTTTCCGGACGGCTCGACAGCCACCAGTTCACCAAGTCGAAGTGGTGAGTCGACTTGTGCACCAGTAATCCCCCGCTATTGCGCTTATCACGGTGCCAACGACGGAAGTAGTCTGCTCCATGATTGGTATCCAGTAGCCACTCGAAATGCACTGAAGTCACCGTGCCAATCAATCCCGACTGCAAGAGCTCCTTAACCTTCGAATTACGTGGCGAGTAGCGATAATTAAAAGTAACCGTAAGCTTTTTACCCGTGCGCTCCTGCGTCTCCAGAATGCGGCGACACTTTTCTGCAT
The nucleotide sequence above comes from Coraliomargarita algicola. Encoded proteins:
- a CDS encoding Gfo/Idh/MocA family oxidoreductase, producing the protein MKSKTKYAIVGTGSRATMFRDAILNTYAGTCELVALCDVNPLRMQAWQDTVDLDLPTYAPAEFEKMIQEHAVDVVIVTSIDRTHHDYICRAMEAGCDAISEKPMTVDAEKCRRILETQERTGKKLTVTFNYRYSPRNSKVKELLQSGLIGTVTSVHFEWLLDTNHGADYFRRWHRDKRNSGGLLVHKSTHHFDLVNWWLSSRPETVMAMGDLRFYGRENAESRGEPRFYARSTGSELAAADPFSLDLTQEPDLKRLYYDCEAADGYQRDLNIFGDGISIEDDIGVMVRYQNKAVMTYHLVAFAPWEGYRVAFNGTKGRLEIDVTEKSYVSASEGDHNLSRNVKGGSTHKVVEPTTLLYRPHWGEPQRIELEESNAGGHGGGDAVLLRDIFGDPEPDALARAAGHEDGALSILTGIAANQSIATGLPVNISEMFPDL
- a CDS encoding alpha-glucosidase/alpha-galactosidase, whose product is MSCKITLIGAGSVVFAKTLIGDILQFPELSDATICLMDIDADRLRVADVMMKRVARKLGVKAKIVSTLDRREAIKGAKYVICTVQVGGYKPSTVVDFEIPKKYGLRQTIADTLGIGGIFRGLRTIPVLVGIAQEIEQLAHPDCLLLNYTNPMAMNCWAIDEAVGIPHVGLCHSVFGTARMLASHAKLRYDDVSYLVAGVNHMAFFLKFQYKGQDAYPLLFKALKDPSRNYELVRYEMMRRLGYFVTESSEHQAEYVPHFIHFGEEVVDRYKIPLDEYIRRCEAIMSSWKDTEAKLIGEDGDIEVKEQSHEYGSFIIHSKETNTPRTVYGNVPNRGIIDNLQDGCCVEVPCLVDGTGLSPVKIGELPPQLAAICMTNVNVQRLTVTAALSGQRESIYHAAMADPHTAATLPLDKIWAMCDELIEQHQKDGYLGDFESVIPGTGRAFAGVGDRVIVSAKASGAQLDVAGSALQLEINVENPNPEATQVTLQIVPASAAVVLEKTEVRIEVPAESTQSLVVNGTLKTAITEPTDIDLTTDAEGLLLIGATLIPRDRIEVQEDGYSHFEMSLSGFPCATGKMRRKGAQLELEIEVQDSNPKSCLDRPLQGSFVQLFFSQLDGGPIMGLQVLPNVGADCKLEVFGGRKLIEQTDYQYSQTNLSYTLKAVIPLADLEIPTSGPFLLDAHASLEALGDAHSGGKASLSGESQPQESSDRAFILNC
- a CDS encoding AraC family transcriptional regulator; its protein translation is MQFVIYAMQLPLLSILYSSSDTVQDRDYFFDNYTRPRTPIACVIQRTRRGAAYLDDPQTRHIAQPGEAILFQHGEDTRYGIPEDSELPYENQWVCISGEAAPELLRGLISHTGRKLSMPDGSRASRLLQTIIEHYQQRSFEDRFHESTLAYTLLMACFRLSDTESTPLDIARQSQEYILSNYHRPFSQQDMAAHIGISREHISRRFKEAYGVSPGQYCCQFRMTRAKDLLSISYAPISEIARQCGFADANSFTRAFKQCYGISPREMKDRSSHTQNIQ
- a CDS encoding efflux transporter outer membrane subunit, which produces MFKAIYPAVLGLSLLAGCSMAPEYQRPESPAASSYPYASNDNNAALDAVPQWRAYYANSELQHLIELALENNRDLRISELTTERIRAYYRIQSAALLPSLNASASDTRQRTPADLSYSGESGISDSYAVGLQMPAYELDFFGRILSLKDQALQQYLATEEAQHSAEIALVAAVANQYHQLVALKEQAKLASEAKVTAKRAYAINQDSFDAGVGSELDLRTAEAQYQSYRASELAYIDQVRQAQNALALLIGTDLPELAADSSLLNGEHAPIDLPVGLPSELLTQRPDIRAAEHTLEGAHANIGAARAAFFPSVQLTAFGGTASAELSDLFKSGSAQWSFSPQISLPIFSAGRNQANLDVAWIQQRIEIANYEKAIQTAFREVADALAVRRTIDQRIEAQAERVKAAQRRSSLSQQRFDAGVDSYLPVLLAQQELFSAQKDLVQAQLTKLNNQSALFAALGGGWQSND
- a CDS encoding MATE family efflux transporter codes for the protein MTKPPISSPEQTGPKLTRRPVPTTLFRMALPMLGGTFALNAFNLTDTWFVAQLGTLPLAAMGFSFPVVMFLVSITFGLSMGATAVVSHALGSSDHALAKQITTHTLFLSVCIVALVSALGLLTIDPLFRFIGANDNVLPMIHEYMTIWYLGVVFMVVPMIANNIIRATGDTVLPSMIMVLSSVLNMILDPIMIFGWMGFPSMGIRGAALATLIARAVAGVVVLWFLHHRYQLLAIQIPDWRSMWHSWKEVLKIGLPSSLSNVLVPISGGVITYIVAQYGEEAVAACGAASRIEMFAFMIPMALGVTLVPFVGQNVGAKRLDRVKEAQHLSYGFAIGFGVLIAICFGLFAHHLAALFSDDAEVVSILAHYLTIVPIGYGMMELHRYSGFFLNGIKKPLHSTGVNVTRIVVLLLPFTIIGSHFFGLEGLFWGRIACDLISGVVGMIWSHRVLSHLMKQPNA